From Chryseobacterium shandongense, the proteins below share one genomic window:
- the dnaE gene encoding DNA polymerase III subunit alpha, giving the protein MYLVFDTETTGLPKNFNAPLSDSDNWPRMVQIAWQLHDDDGTLIENQDYIIKPEGYDIPFNAARIHGITTKIANEEGRDLTEILNEFSKVLEKVRVVSGHNVEFDYNIVGAEFYRKNIKDNLQEKPRADTMVLGTDFCQLGGGRGGRFKPPKLEELYEKLYGHKFDEAHNAAADVNATAQVFFEMMRIGVIPAEVLKISEDQLAYFKTLYPDPIKPFSIIIRRQVAEFHNKKKQQDFGSIDEIDLGKYFNFDNHSVFSTLSATSSINDLIKKATEDNFPAVGMVDLGNMMGAFKFVSAVEGANSDRAKKHKEYLAKKQEAEEKGESFNETEPVAEPLIPVVGCEFYISDRYEQKQFTKDDPDRRTQVVLLAKDFNGYKNLAKLSSIGFLKGFYFGVPRISRELIAQYKEGVIALTSGIHGDIPDAILNTGEQKGEELFKWWKKTFEDDFYVQIQNHKLPEEEHLNDVLLHFADKYNVKILAQNETFYTNKDDSNIQDIVSCIKDGEKLSTPVGKGFGKRRGLATGEYYIKNSDEIKEAFLAYPDAFEAYEEFTAKFKPYTLKRDVLLPKFDIPQEFIHAEDEVDGGKRGEMAYLTHLTYEGAKNRYKDTGITDEIKERLDFELEVIANTGYPGYFLIVQDFCNEARKMGVWVGPGRGSAAGSAVAYCIGITNVDPIKYDLLFERFLNPERVSMPDIDIDFDDEGRDRIIKWVIDKYGQSQVAQIITYSVLGGKSAIKDAGRVLDVPIPDTNNIAKLIPSTPGMNIAKALAKYDKLKPEEQMLVDEMRFVLDSPSDPRHDVLASAKKMEGCIRNTGIHACGVIITPEDVSNLVPVTIAAKDADILVSQFDNSVAESAGLLKMDFLGLRTLTIIKDALKLVKERHGVDIDPDLIPLDDTKTYQLFKEGRTIGIFQYESPGMQKYMRELKPTVFADLIAMNALYRPGPIKYIPNFINRKHGIEEIVYDLPETEEYLKETYGITVYQEQVMLLSQKLANFTKGEADTLRKAMGKKQIDVLNKMYPKFIEGGRKNNLDEERLEKIWNDWKAFAEYAFNKSHSTCYAFIAYQTAYLKANYPAEYMASVMSNNINNTDSITMFMEDCKSIGVDVLGPDVNESQYKFAVNERGQIRFGLGAIKGIGEGPSEAITRERANGRFKNIYDFFERILPSQMNKRVAESLVLAGAFDELDSFHRGQYFDIDMAGRTNLERLIRYGQSFQESKNEMENSLFADFAEEVQIEQPKLAPCPEWPNMHKLNKEKEIIGFYLSAHPLDEFKYQYQFMQGQLSKKAVLEKEEEVKLVVDEVPVLEQDAPEDVAELVEIVSDELLTGEEEVIEEVTKKAEPKGVFHFLNLDEVDAYKEQAFSGTQEELFEEKKKDWKTIQKERENGGGGKEYTVAGLITEYVVKDGFRSGEKVAFVTLEDYSGSYSFRLGDRDYMRLKEKLEVQRFVIFKIKFAQVKDGRVFVNVNDVIELQEAFERFAKSISLVMDVMDFRPEDLSFFRTVLERNQGNQKLKFYIKNTEDDREEHLEVQSMKQSVHLSGELIKEIQLLNKYEFYLN; this is encoded by the coding sequence ATGTATTTAGTTTTTGACACAGAAACCACAGGTTTACCAAAGAATTTCAATGCTCCGCTTTCAGACTCAGACAACTGGCCAAGAATGGTTCAAATTGCTTGGCAGCTGCATGATGATGATGGAACACTCATTGAAAATCAGGATTATATTATAAAACCGGAAGGGTACGACATCCCTTTCAATGCCGCAAGAATTCATGGGATTACTACTAAAATTGCCAATGAAGAGGGACGTGACCTTACGGAAATTTTAAACGAATTTTCTAAAGTTTTAGAAAAAGTAAGAGTTGTTTCCGGACACAATGTAGAGTTCGATTATAATATTGTCGGAGCAGAATTCTACCGTAAAAATATCAAAGACAACCTTCAGGAAAAACCAAGAGCCGATACGATGGTTCTAGGAACAGATTTTTGTCAGCTTGGAGGAGGCCGTGGTGGCAGATTTAAGCCGCCAAAACTGGAAGAGCTGTACGAAAAGCTTTACGGGCATAAGTTTGATGAAGCTCACAATGCTGCTGCGGATGTTAATGCTACGGCTCAGGTTTTTTTTGAAATGATGAGAATCGGGGTTATTCCTGCGGAGGTTTTAAAGATTTCCGAAGACCAGCTTGCATATTTCAAAACGCTTTATCCGGACCCGATCAAACCTTTCAGTATTATTATCAGGAGGCAGGTTGCGGAATTCCATAATAAAAAGAAACAACAGGATTTTGGAAGTATTGATGAAATTGATCTCGGGAAATACTTCAATTTTGATAATCATAGTGTTTTCTCAACATTATCGGCAACTTCGAGCATTAATGATCTTATTAAAAAGGCAACGGAAGATAACTTTCCGGCAGTCGGAATGGTGGATCTTGGCAATATGATGGGAGCTTTTAAATTTGTTTCTGCGGTAGAAGGAGCAAATTCAGACCGTGCTAAAAAACACAAGGAATATTTAGCCAAAAAACAGGAAGCTGAAGAAAAAGGAGAGAGTTTTAACGAAACAGAGCCTGTTGCGGAACCGCTGATTCCTGTTGTAGGATGTGAATTTTATATTTCAGACCGTTATGAACAGAAGCAGTTTACCAAAGATGATCCTGACAGAAGAACTCAGGTAGTACTTTTGGCAAAAGATTTTAACGGGTATAAAAACCTGGCAAAGCTTTCCAGTATTGGTTTTCTTAAAGGATTTTATTTTGGTGTTCCGAGAATCAGCCGTGAACTGATTGCACAGTATAAAGAAGGTGTGATTGCTTTAACATCAGGTATTCATGGTGATATTCCTGATGCTATTTTAAATACCGGTGAGCAGAAAGGAGAGGAGCTTTTCAAATGGTGGAAAAAGACTTTTGAAGATGATTTTTATGTTCAGATTCAGAATCATAAGCTGCCGGAAGAAGAGCATTTAAATGACGTTCTCCTTCATTTTGCAGATAAATATAATGTTAAAATTTTAGCACAGAACGAAACATTTTACACCAATAAAGACGATTCCAATATCCAGGATATTGTAAGCTGCATCAAAGATGGTGAAAAGCTGTCGACACCGGTTGGTAAAGGCTTCGGTAAAAGAAGAGGGCTTGCTACAGGAGAATATTACATTAAAAATTCAGACGAAATTAAAGAGGCATTTCTAGCGTATCCCGACGCGTTTGAAGCGTATGAAGAATTTACAGCAAAATTTAAACCTTATACGCTAAAAAGAGATGTTTTACTTCCGAAGTTTGATATTCCTCAGGAATTCATTCATGCGGAGGATGAAGTTGACGGCGGAAAACGTGGAGAAATGGCATATCTTACCCATTTAACCTATGAAGGTGCAAAAAATAGATATAAAGATACAGGAATTACTGACGAAATTAAAGAGCGTCTGGATTTCGAGCTTGAAGTCATCGCCAATACAGGATATCCCGGATATTTCCTTATCGTACAGGATTTTTGTAATGAAGCCCGCAAAATGGGAGTCTGGGTAGGACCGGGAAGGGGTTCGGCTGCAGGATCTGCAGTGGCTTATTGTATTGGGATTACCAATGTGGATCCTATTAAATATGATCTGCTTTTTGAGCGTTTCCTTAACCCGGAAAGGGTCTCGATGCCCGATATTGATATTGATTTTGATGATGAAGGACGTGATAGAATTATTAAATGGGTTATTGATAAATATGGTCAAAGCCAGGTAGCGCAGATTATTACCTATTCCGTTCTTGGAGGTAAATCGGCCATTAAAGACGCTGGAAGAGTATTGGATGTTCCGATTCCTGATACAAATAATATTGCCAAACTGATTCCTTCCACTCCAGGAATGAATATTGCAAAAGCTTTGGCGAAATATGATAAATTGAAGCCGGAAGAACAGATGCTCGTTGATGAGATGAGGTTTGTTCTGGATAGTCCTTCGGATCCGCGGCATGATGTACTTGCGAGTGCAAAGAAAATGGAAGGGTGTATCCGTAATACCGGAATTCACGCTTGTGGTGTAATTATCACACCGGAAGATGTGAGTAATCTGGTACCGGTGACCATTGCCGCAAAAGATGCGGATATTTTGGTTTCCCAGTTTGATAACTCTGTCGCGGAAAGTGCCGGTTTGCTTAAAATGGATTTCCTGGGTTTAAGAACTTTAACTATAATTAAAGATGCTCTCAAACTTGTTAAAGAAAGACATGGAGTAGACATTGATCCTGATCTTATTCCTCTGGATGATACTAAAACGTATCAGTTATTTAAGGAAGGACGTACAATCGGGATTTTCCAGTATGAAAGTCCGGGAATGCAAAAGTACATGAGGGAGCTTAAGCCCACGGTTTTTGCCGACCTTATTGCCATGAATGCTTTATATCGTCCGGGTCCTATTAAATATATTCCGAACTTTATCAACAGAAAGCATGGTATAGAGGAAATTGTTTACGATTTACCGGAAACGGAAGAATATTTAAAGGAAACTTACGGAATTACCGTCTATCAGGAGCAGGTAATGCTACTTTCTCAGAAGCTGGCCAACTTTACAAAAGGTGAAGCGGATACGTTGAGAAAAGCAATGGGTAAAAAGCAGATTGATGTTCTTAATAAGATGTATCCGAAATTCATCGAAGGCGGAAGAAAAAACAATCTTGATGAAGAAAGACTGGAAAAAATCTGGAACGACTGGAAAGCTTTCGCAGAATATGCATTCAACAAATCGCACTCTACCTGTTATGCATTTATTGCGTATCAGACCGCTTATTTAAAAGCCAATTATCCTGCCGAATATATGGCAAGTGTAATGAGCAATAACATTAACAATACGGATTCTATCACCATGTTCATGGAAGACTGTAAAAGTATCGGAGTGGATGTTCTAGGGCCTGATGTCAACGAATCGCAATACAAATTCGCGGTAAACGAAAGAGGACAGATCCGTTTCGGTTTGGGAGCTATTAAAGGTATTGGTGAAGGGCCGAGTGAAGCGATTACGAGAGAAAGAGCCAATGGAAGATTTAAAAATATTTATGATTTTTTTGAAAGAATACTCCCGTCACAAATGAATAAAAGAGTAGCGGAAAGTTTGGTATTGGCAGGAGCTTTTGATGAGCTGGATTCTTTCCACAGAGGTCAGTATTTCGATATAGATATGGCTGGAAGAACTAATCTGGAGAGGCTTATTCGTTATGGACAAAGCTTTCAGGAGAGTAAAAATGAAATGGAAAATTCTCTTTTTGCGGATTTTGCCGAAGAAGTTCAGATTGAGCAGCCTAAACTGGCTCCTTGTCCGGAATGGCCAAATATGCATAAGCTGAACAAAGAAAAAGAAATCATAGGATTTTATCTTTCTGCACATCCGTTGGATGAATTCAAATATCAGTACCAATTCATGCAAGGGCAGCTTTCCAAAAAAGCCGTTCTGGAAAAGGAAGAAGAGGTTAAACTGGTCGTGGATGAGGTTCCTGTTCTTGAGCAGGATGCGCCAGAAGATGTAGCGGAACTGGTAGAAATTGTATCTGATGAATTGCTGACCGGAGAAGAGGAAGTTATTGAAGAAGTTACAAAAAAGGCAGAACCGAAAGGCGTCTTTCATTTTCTTAATCTTGATGAGGTAGATGCTTATAAAGAGCAGGCTTTTTCGGGAACCCAGGAAGAATTATTTGAAGAAAAAAAGAAAGACTGGAAAACGATACAAAAAGAGAGAGAAAATGGCGGTGGCGGAAAAGAGTATACCGTTGCAGGTCTTATTACTGAATATGTAGTGAAAGATGGTTTCAGAAGTGGTGAAAAGGTAGCTTTTGTAACGCTCGAAGATTATTCGGGTTCTTATTCTTTCAGGCTTGGGGACCGTGATTATATGAGGCTAAAAGAAAAGCTCGAAGTGCAGCGTTTTGTGATTTTTAAAATTAAGTTTGCGCAGGTAAAAGATGGGCGGGTTTTTGTAAATGTAAATGATGTGATTGAGCTTCAGGAGGCATTTGAACGATTTGCCAAAAGTATTTCTTTGGTTATGGATGTCATGGATTTCCGACCGGAAGACCTCAGTTTTTTCAGAACTGTTTTAGAGCGTAATCAGGGAAATCAGAAATTGAAATTTTATATTAAAAATACCGAAGATGATCGGGAAGAACATCTAGAAGTGCAATCAATGAAGCAATCGGTGCATCTCAGCGGTGAACTGATTAAAGAAATCCAACTCCTTAATAAGTACGAATTTTATCTGAATTAA
- a CDS encoding alpha-ketoacid dehydrogenase subunit alpha/beta produces MENTLHEKVSQEILLKAYNHMMLAKAMADIYEENRNVTKYVHSTSRGHEAIQLATAYQLKKEDWVSPYYRDESILLGIGFEPYQLMLQLLAKAEDPFSGGRSYYSHPSSRDENKPKIIHQSSATGMQTIPTAGVAQGIKYIEDFNLQQFENNPVVVCSLGDNSVTEGEVSEALQFSALHQLPIIFLVQDNEWGISVTKDEARTCDAYDFVAGFTGLSRMRVDGTDFIESFEVMKKAVDFVRTERKPVVVCAKTVLIGHHTSGVRREFYRDEEDLAKHRAKDPGEILRNQLLDSGVDEELLKQITKKARLEAEEAFERAKNAEDPKPETVMNHVFAPTPITEEVGNREPEGGEKIVMVDAAIHAIQELMWKHPEALLYGQDVGERIGGVFRETVTLGKKFGSKRVFNTAIQEAYIIGSTTGMSAVGLKPIVEVQFADYIYPGINQLITEISKSNYLSQGKFPVSNIIRVPIGAYGGGGPYHSGSVESILANIKGIKIAYPSNAADFKGLLKAAYYDPNPIIMLEHKGLYWSKVPGTEDAKTIEPAEDYILPFGKGKVIIEADKEETEKGRTLLVVTYGMGIYWAKEAAKNFYGKVEVIDLRTLIPLDEELVFERVRAHGKCIVLTEEQLNNSFAEAFAHRISKNCFKYLDAPVETMGSLDVPAVPINLVLEKEMLPNAEKLSAKIEEMLKY; encoded by the coding sequence ATGGAAAATACACTTCACGAAAAAGTTTCTCAGGAGATTCTGCTAAAAGCGTACAATCATATGATGCTTGCCAAGGCAATGGCAGACATTTACGAAGAAAACAGAAATGTTACTAAATACGTTCATAGTACATCAAGAGGTCATGAAGCGATTCAGCTGGCTACTGCATATCAGTTAAAAAAAGAAGACTGGGTCTCTCCTTACTACAGAGATGAAAGTATTCTTTTGGGAATCGGTTTTGAACCTTATCAGCTGATGCTGCAATTGCTGGCAAAAGCCGAAGACCCATTTTCGGGAGGAAGATCTTATTACTCTCATCCTTCAAGCAGAGATGAAAACAAACCCAAAATCATTCATCAGAGTTCTGCAACAGGAATGCAAACCATTCCTACAGCAGGTGTGGCACAAGGGATAAAATATATTGAGGATTTTAATCTGCAACAGTTTGAAAATAATCCTGTTGTTGTATGCAGCCTTGGAGACAACTCCGTTACGGAAGGTGAAGTGAGTGAAGCACTTCAGTTTTCAGCATTGCATCAGCTTCCTATTATTTTCCTGGTACAGGATAATGAATGGGGAATTTCCGTAACCAAAGATGAAGCAAGAACCTGCGATGCCTATGATTTTGTGGCCGGTTTTACCGGACTAAGCAGAATGAGAGTAGACGGAACAGATTTTATCGAGAGTTTTGAAGTCATGAAAAAAGCGGTTGATTTTGTACGTACAGAGAGAAAACCTGTTGTTGTTTGTGCAAAAACTGTTCTTATCGGCCATCATACTTCCGGAGTAAGAAGAGAGTTTTATAGAGATGAGGAAGATTTGGCAAAACACAGAGCAAAGGATCCGGGAGAAATCCTTAGAAATCAGCTGCTTGATTCCGGTGTTGATGAAGAATTATTAAAACAAATCACCAAAAAAGCCCGTCTTGAAGCAGAAGAAGCTTTTGAAAGAGCTAAAAATGCAGAAGATCCGAAGCCTGAAACCGTGATGAACCATGTTTTCGCTCCAACTCCGATTACTGAAGAGGTTGGAAACAGAGAGCCTGAAGGCGGCGAAAAGATTGTAATGGTAGATGCGGCCATCCATGCTATTCAGGAACTAATGTGGAAGCATCCGGAAGCTTTATTGTATGGACAGGATGTGGGAGAAAGAATCGGCGGTGTTTTCCGTGAAACCGTAACATTAGGAAAAAAATTCGGAAGTAAAAGAGTTTTCAATACCGCTATTCAGGAAGCGTATATTATTGGATCTACTACCGGAATGAGTGCGGTTGGACTGAAGCCGATTGTTGAAGTTCAGTTTGCCGATTATATTTATCCGGGAATCAACCAATTGATCACGGAAATTTCAAAATCGAACTATCTGAGCCAGGGAAAATTCCCGGTAAGCAATATTATCCGTGTACCGATCGGAGCTTACGGCGGTGGCGGACCTTATCACAGTGGAAGCGTCGAAAGCATCCTTGCTAATATCAAAGGAATAAAAATAGCGTATCCAAGCAATGCTGCAGATTTTAAAGGCTTACTAAAAGCAGCGTATTATGATCCGAATCCGATCATCATGCTAGAGCATAAAGGTCTTTACTGGAGCAAAGTTCCTGGAACGGAAGATGCTAAAACGATAGAACCGGCGGAAGATTATATCTTGCCATTCGGAAAAGGAAAAGTGATTATTGAAGCCGATAAAGAAGAAACGGAAAAAGGCAGAACCCTATTAGTAGTTACTTACGGAATGGGCATTTACTGGGCTAAAGAGGCTGCTAAAAACTTTTACGGAAAAGTAGAAGTTATCGATTTAAGAACATTGATCCCTCTTGATGAAGAGCTTGTATTTGAAAGAGTGAGAGCTCACGGAAAATGTATCGTTCTTACAGAAGAACAGCTTAATAATTCTTTTGCGGAAGCTTTTGCGCACAGAATATCCAAAAACTGCTTTAAATATCTGGATGCTCCGGTGGAAACCATGGGATCTCTAGATGTTCCAGCGGTTCCGATCAATCTTGTGCTGGAAAAGGAGATGCTTCCAAATGCAGAAAAATTAAGCGCCAAAATTGAAGAAATGCTGAAGTATTAA
- a CDS encoding bestrophin family protein has translation MITTKYVNYRQVLNLSGFHLILISIWCTLIAVLFHFFNWHWMIIPWVPVALIGTAEAFLVGFKNNQAYDRLWEARKIWGGIVNSSRMLGSMASAFDTGNEEIGKFDLEDRRKKIIYRHIAWLYQLREQLLIPTEWEHIKVEEDQLKNVDQKRNRLIKAGFPDYGRTPIFLNKYLSEEEAALQSDYKNFATYLIAQQSRDINELKNMGAISGFNHMQLQDCLNEFYTLQGQAERIKKFPLPRQFASTAFVFNVIFIMLLPLGLVSEFAKLGDWGIWASIPFCITIGWIYIIMELVGDYSENPFEGLMFDIPMLSICRTIEIDLLQMTGDTELPDPIASKNGVLV, from the coding sequence ATGATCACAACAAAATATGTCAATTACAGACAGGTTCTCAATTTATCCGGATTTCATCTTATCCTTATTTCAATTTGGTGTACACTAATTGCGGTTCTTTTTCATTTTTTCAATTGGCATTGGATGATCATTCCATGGGTTCCGGTGGCATTGATTGGTACGGCCGAAGCCTTCCTTGTAGGTTTTAAAAATAACCAGGCTTACGACAGATTGTGGGAAGCAAGAAAAATCTGGGGCGGAATCGTCAATTCCAGTCGAATGCTGGGTTCTATGGCTTCTGCATTTGATACCGGCAATGAAGAAATTGGAAAGTTTGATCTTGAAGACCGCCGGAAAAAAATTATATACCGACATATTGCGTGGCTTTATCAGTTGCGTGAACAGCTTTTGATCCCTACGGAATGGGAACATATCAAAGTGGAGGAAGATCAGTTAAAAAATGTAGATCAGAAACGTAATCGTTTAATTAAAGCAGGGTTTCCGGATTATGGAAGGACACCGATATTCCTCAATAAATACTTATCCGAAGAGGAGGCAGCATTGCAGTCTGATTACAAGAATTTTGCAACCTATCTTATTGCCCAGCAATCCAGAGATATTAACGAATTAAAGAATATGGGTGCCATCTCAGGATTCAACCATATGCAACTGCAGGATTGCCTAAATGAATTTTATACATTACAGGGTCAGGCAGAGAGAATCAAGAAATTTCCCTTACCAAGACAGTTTGCCAGTACAGCTTTTGTATTTAACGTCATTTTTATCATGCTCCTTCCGTTAGGTTTGGTAAGCGAATTTGCCAAGCTGGGCGACTGGGGAATCTGGGCATCGATTCCTTTCTGTATTACAATCGGATGGATTTACATTATTATGGAGCTGGTGGGAGATTATTCTGAAAATCCTTTTGAGGGATTGATGTTTGATATTCCTATGCTCTCCATCTGCAGAACGATAGAAATTGATCTGCTGCAAATGACTGGTGACACCGAACTTCCGGATCCGATCGCTTCTAAAAACGGTGTTCTGGTGTAA
- a CDS encoding Lrp/AsnC family transcriptional regulator has translation MTLDDTDKKLLIFLQQDSKQTTKELSYKLGLSVTAVYERIRKLENNGVIAKYVAILDRHKIDRNFIVLCHVKLTQHKKEYVLQFEREVMNLDEVSECFHVSGDYDYILKIAVKDMEDYRNFMLSKLTTLQHIASTHSSFMISEVKNTTAIVL, from the coding sequence ATGACATTGGATGATACCGATAAAAAACTGCTCATTTTTTTACAGCAAGATTCAAAGCAGACTACAAAAGAACTATCCTACAAGCTGGGTTTGTCTGTAACTGCTGTTTATGAACGCATCAGAAAACTGGAAAACAATGGAGTCATTGCAAAATATGTTGCCATCCTCGACCGTCATAAAATCGACAGAAATTTTATCGTGCTTTGTCATGTGAAATTAACACAGCATAAAAAAGAATATGTTCTGCAGTTTGAAAGAGAAGTCATGAATCTTGATGAAGTGTCAGAATGTTTCCATGTTAGTGGCGACTATGATTATATCCTGAAAATTGCAGTAAAGGATATGGAAGATTACCGCAATTTCATGCTCTCCAAACTTACCACGTTACAGCATATTGCAAGCACGCACAGCTCATTTATGATCTCCGAAGTGAAAAATACGACAGCAATTGTTCTGTGA
- a CDS encoding aminotransferase class I/II-fold pyridoxal phosphate-dependent enzyme translates to MKDFNAANEIQDLQYFGEFGGVNPSISDSSTYTFLSAKTMFDTFEGNAEGCYLYSRHSSPMNLYLSQALAKMENTEAANVTASGMGAITSVLLQVCKSGDHIISSRTIYGGTYAFMKNFLPPFNIETTFLDINNFDAVENAIQPNTKIIYCESVSNPLLEVADLRKLSEICKKHNLQLIVDNTFSPLSISPSLLGADIVIHSLTKFINGSSDTVGGVYCGTQEFINDTKNVNTGACMLLGPTMDSLRSASILKNLRTLHIRMKQHSHNAMYLAERFENDGLKVSYPGLKSHKNHELMKSMMHEEYGFGGLLTVDAGTTEKANELMEMMQQENLGYLAVSLGFYKTLFSCSGSSTSSEIPEEERAEMGISDGLIRFSIGLDHDIEITYEKMRECMIKTGVLNHETISLS, encoded by the coding sequence ATGAAAGACTTTAACGCAGCAAATGAAATTCAGGACTTACAGTATTTCGGTGAATTTGGTGGAGTAAATCCATCAATTTCAGACAGTTCAACTTACACCTTTCTCTCTGCAAAAACGATGTTTGATACATTTGAAGGCAATGCGGAAGGCTGTTATCTGTACTCAAGGCATTCCTCTCCAATGAATCTGTACCTTTCCCAGGCTCTTGCCAAAATGGAAAATACCGAAGCAGCCAACGTTACTGCTTCAGGAATGGGAGCTATTACTTCTGTTCTGCTACAGGTATGCAAAAGTGGGGACCATATCATTTCAAGCAGAACAATTTACGGAGGAACCTACGCTTTTATGAAAAACTTCCTTCCGCCATTTAACATCGAAACAACATTCTTAGACATCAATAATTTTGATGCTGTCGAAAATGCTATTCAACCGAACACAAAGATTATATATTGCGAAAGTGTAAGCAATCCGCTTCTCGAAGTTGCGGACCTGAGAAAATTATCTGAAATCTGTAAAAAACACAATCTGCAGCTGATTGTTGATAATACGTTCTCCCCGCTTTCCATCTCACCTTCTTTACTCGGAGCGGATATTGTGATCCATTCCCTTACAAAATTCATCAACGGAAGCAGCGATACGGTGGGCGGTGTGTATTGCGGAACCCAGGAATTTATTAATGATACCAAAAATGTAAATACCGGAGCGTGCATGCTTTTGGGACCTACCATGGACAGCCTGCGCTCTGCAAGCATCCTGAAAAATCTCAGAACCCTACATATCAGAATGAAGCAGCACAGCCATAATGCTATGTATCTTGCAGAGAGATTTGAAAACGATGGACTGAAAGTTTCATATCCAGGACTGAAATCCCACAAAAACCATGAATTAATGAAAAGTATGATGCATGAAGAGTATGGTTTCGGAGGACTGCTTACCGTAGATGCAGGAACTACCGAAAAAGCTAACGAATTAATGGAAATGATGCAGCAGGAAAACCTGGGTTATCTTGCCGTAAGCCTTGGATTCTATAAAACCTTATTCTCCTGTTCAGGAAGCTCCACTTCTTCGGAAATACCGGAGGAAGAAAGGGCTGAAATGGGAATCTCCGACGGACTGATCCGTTTTTCCATCGGCCTCGATCATGATATCGAAATAACCTACGAAAAGATGCGGGAATGCATGATTAAAACAGGCGTTCTCAACCATGAAACCATATCCTTATCTTAA
- a CDS encoding glycosyltransferase → MSPTISIVVAIFNRKDELFELLTSLTSQTDKDFEIIIVDDGSRVDLRPVIQNFEQFLAIKYFRKDNSGPGLSRNYGARRAANEWLVFVDSDVIVEKDYIENIKKDILEIPCDAFGGADKAHKGFNLMQKVISYSMTSVFTTGGIRGSKKAVSKFQPRSFNMGVKKEVFEKVGGFSEMRIGEDPDLSMTLWENGYTTAFFDNIAVYHKRRVDFGKFSKQVYQFGCARPILNQRHPNYVKISFAFPTLFLLGYIMGFLEYFIMGKGIILAFYGLYTFMVLFHALFVTKNISIAGMAVISTYIQMFSYGYGFLKSWILLNVFRMKPEEAFPKHFHKM, encoded by the coding sequence TTGAGTCCTACCATTTCCATAGTTGTTGCTATTTTTAACCGTAAAGATGAGCTTTTTGAGCTCCTCACTTCGCTTACTTCCCAGACTGATAAAGACTTTGAGATCATCATCGTGGATGACGGCTCACGGGTTGACCTGCGTCCGGTAATTCAAAATTTCGAGCAGTTTTTAGCAATCAAATATTTCAGGAAAGACAATTCAGGTCCGGGTCTTTCAAGAAATTACGGTGCGAGAAGGGCTGCGAATGAATGGCTGGTTTTTGTGGATAGTGACGTGATTGTTGAAAAGGATTATATTGAAAATATAAAAAAAGACATTCTTGAAATTCCTTGCGATGCTTTCGGGGGTGCAGATAAGGCGCATAAAGGGTTTAACCTGATGCAGAAAGTCATTTCCTATTCCATGACTTCCGTTTTTACCACCGGGGGAATCAGGGGGAGTAAAAAAGCAGTATCGAAGTTTCAGCCGAGAAGCTTTAATATGGGGGTAAAAAAAGAAGTTTTTGAAAAAGTGGGCGGTTTCTCCGAAATGCGGATAGGAGAGGATCCGGATCTTTCCATGACGCTTTGGGAAAACGGATATACTACTGCTTTTTTCGATAATATTGCGGTGTATCACAAGAGGAGAGTAGACTTTGGGAAATTCTCAAAGCAGGTGTATCAATTCGGATGCGCAAGGCCCATTCTGAACCAGAGGCACCCGAATTACGTGAAAATATCCTTCGCTTTTCCAACCTTGTTTTTACTGGGTTACATAATGGGCTTCCTGGAATATTTTATTATGGGAAAAGGGATTATCCTCGCTTTTTACGGCTTGTACACTTTTATGGTTCTTTTTCATGCGTTGTTTGTTACCAAAAATATAAGCATTGCCGGAATGGCAGTTATCTCTACGTACATCCAGATGTTTTCGTACGGCTACGGATTTTTAAAATCATGGATACTGCTGAATGTTTTCAGAATGAAACCGGAAGAAGCTTTCCCGAAGCATTTTCATAAAATGTAG
- a CDS encoding cold shock domain-containing protein: MADSFSKKENFKKKIQKQKEKALKREERKSSNNKGKSLDEMFMYVDANGQLTSTPPDHGEKAEINIDDIQLGAAPIEAEELRKTGIVTFLSEKGYGFITEDKTKENIFFHSNNCAEPVKKGNKVSYEKEKSPKGFSAAEIQLVK, translated from the coding sequence ATGGCGGATTCTTTTTCTAAAAAAGAAAATTTCAAAAAGAAAATTCAAAAACAAAAGGAAAAAGCTCTGAAACGTGAAGAGCGTAAATCGAGCAACAACAAAGGTAAAAGTCTTGACGAAATGTTTATGTATGTAGACGCAAACGGTCAATTGACTTCAACTCCACCGGATCATGGGGAAAAAGCGGAAATCAACATTGATGACATCCAGCTGGGTGCCGCTCCTATTGAGGCGGAGGAACTCAGAAAAACAGGAATCGTTACTTTTTTAAGCGAAAAAGGATACGGTTTTATCACGGAAGACAAAACGAAGGAAAATATTTTCTTCCACAGTAACAACTGCGCGGAACCTGTGAAAAAAGGAAACAAAGTTTCTTACGAGAAAGAAAAATCACCGAAAGGATTTTCTGCAGCGGAAATTCAGCTGGTGAAATAA